Within the Glycine soja cultivar W05 chromosome 3, ASM419377v2, whole genome shotgun sequence genome, the region AGGCAACCCGCCAGCCATGCTGGCGATCCGTGGGCAAGGCAAATCGCCATTACCATTTGCGATTTGGCCACTGACGAGCTCTGCTGCACTGCCATGGCAGGAACTAGGCCTGCTGCACCCTCAGTTATTggaactcgccagtttgactaGCGGTTCCCTATGGCTTGTACATATCGCCAGCTCTAATGGCGATTTAGGCACGTATCACCAGTGCCATAAGCGACTTGCTCACTGACACCAAACTCGCCATTGGCAATGGCGGTTTGGGTCCTGCATGGCATGTTGTTCACGTAAAAAAGTGTCCCCTGCCGGAAATAAAAGCAAAAGAACCCCATCTGgggaaatactttttaaaagaaCCCCAGATGGGGAAATTTTCCCCAAAGGgggttaattaattttataaacaaattatcAAAGCCAGGCTCTTTTGAAACATTTTTCCAAATTGAGAATAATCAACGTTGAAAAACTCTAGTTTGGTAGTTTTTAATTCTACaccatctttcttttttttaaaactattttttaatgtcACATGGTATCCATGTAGAACACTTTGTGTTAGtagcgttttttaaaaaatgctatTCATATTGTAGTGTCCAACATGacattaattatcaaaattataaagaaaaaaaattgatgtaacACTTAAAACTCTAGTCAAACTAAACTAGAGTTTTGCAACATTGGTTGTTccaatttggtaaaaaaaaaaataattttattgggttaaaaaaaattataaactcacTCTTTCATGGAATCACAATATGTCATGTAAGATTATTTTCTCGACTTTAACAATAGTTCAATCCTCATTGTACACCAAAAAAAATTCAcccctttattttttatgatttgattttacaattgttataattaatatttttaatgaattttttattaattcttatttttaatcttttattatataataaaacaatatacaagcaaaaaataccttttttattCTCTACTTCCCCTTCCCCACTCCCgtttcattctctttttttgtttagattttttttcttttatattttttacattttcttatttttatgtttcttttcttttatatattttttattttatgagaaaaatagttatattataaagttgaaatttttaaactcaatattaaattagttaaatctaattaattaatatatttattataaaatactattttGACCCTATTTAATAACTTCATATACTAaaattttgtgataaatttttagattcttttttaattttatttttattttttaataagattttttttaagttatcttttgcattattattattatttttactgtaAGAGTCTTGCATTTATGGACGAGagagtaataaatatattaaaatttattcattaaatatattcttaacaaaaaatattacattcgACCTAAAATAAGTGTCATGATTTTtcaatgtaacattaattactctttttcatcaatatccgtaataaatattattttagtgtttggatctaatattaatattatttcttttcatctatttaataaaattaattttgtaaaattatcactttctttcatttgtttattaactttttttcgtCTATGTAAAACAACCTAACATGACACTTATTTTGGATGGATGAAGTAATTTTCAACAATACCATAAATTgagttagttttaatttttacaagacagaacaagttgaaatttttatagtaaatttaaatttaattagttaatatatttatcacaaaataatattttgatttcatATTTCATAACTTGATTTCATATTTCATAACTTCATATATGAAAATTACGTTGATTAATatctatataataatattagtttttatcttttaaaaagaaatgttaatttttaaaataaatatataataaaatattttaaaaattaatttcttaatatattttattacaaaataattttaaataaaatcattaataatattatattcaaaatattttcaacataTGTCCATTGATGTGGGTAGTTTAGTCTCATTGAAATGTTTTAGTGTTATTTTGATTCCCCACTTATCTCTTCTTgacgaaaaataaataaaaatctattATCTCCAAAACTCATACTCtttcttcaaaaataaagaaaaaggaaagggtTAGATACTCACATGTGACCTTAGATACTCATACTCTTTCTCCTAAACTCATACTCTTTCTTTAAATAAAGTAGTTTTATttattgcataatttttttttcatttttagagcATATAAATAGctaattatgtttttcttaatataaaaatttaattttatacatgagaaattttatttctttcataaaaaaaatttctacaatttatttttaatttgaaatcctATAAGATTAGTTTTACTTAGAAATAGTATAAGATCAATTTAAGTaatctcataaataaatattttgttgattaatatttatattgtaggtttgaaattgttaaattaaaaataaatttatttctaactagttaacatatttattacaaaataatattcgGACTctatgtttaaaattaatttattaaatatatctttattaaaaaataattattttattaatagtaccataaatttaattagtttaaattttagagTAGAAATCATAGATATcatttatgagaaaaaattcTACTCGAAATTGTATTGTTTGCGACAAAACACTTTCTTCAAGTATCTTAGGTAACTACGTACTAAATAGTTGATAGTATCataaattataacaattttaGCTATGAGAGATCCCACAAATATCATCCAAGGATAAAATTCTGCTCAATACAaagtttttattcaaataattaacacaacaaaacatcaaaagctcaataatatttatttttactttgaaatcatataatatcatttttaattataaatcatttttacataaaatatataatattcattaaaattaatttattaaatataatttattacaaactagtttaaaattacttactaaaaataaatgtagtaacaagcaaaaaatatttttagtagatgccaaagactcaatcatatcatgttaaaaataattttaattatgataaagaCCTCAAATATCATCCATGAGAAATAATCTTACTCAAAGACCATAAGTTCTTTCTCTGGGTAGTTAGTTAATACAATTGCATATCAAACactaaacaatatttatttttactttgaaaaatctttttttttttttaagaaaactcatttttacttggtaaTCACTTTTacataaattcataattattaaaataaatttattaaatatatttatattacaatACTTTTAAAACAGTTACTCAatgatatcataaatttaatttttttttttatgatagagactaaaaatattattaatgagaGACAATCATGTTTAACACTATTATAGGCTAGCTATGGGAGTCATAActctttttttaagaatttaacatAACAACATATCAAAGAgtctacaatatttatttttaatttgaaatcctataaaatcattttgacttggaaaatcatattaaataattttatgtataaacTATTTTCTTAATAGTATTTATATTATGCAGGTgaaatttttatactaaaataatttaagtctaaatacttattatatttattattctaataatattttgtctctttgtttaatatttataaaataaggttaaatatcatttttttcataattatataatattttaatattaatttatcaaatatatttttattaaaaatttttaCATATggaataatatcataaattaaattaattgtaatagtgttgatttttttttacacataaatatattaaaataaaatttattaggatGAAAACAGGTAATAACATGAACAatagtttcaattttaaataatagcATATAATGATTTAAATAGCCTAAAAATTAGGATTTGGTTGAATTTTTTCTCTATTGTtctaatcatttttttcatgttttagagaatataaatactaaattactaattatgttttttaatatataaaaatgaattttataagCTCATGTATTTTGAATGCATATCTCATGAGAGGAAACATTATGAGAGGGAGAGAATAAAATCTGAACATTATATCCATACATGGAGAATTAAGATTTAATATCAAAAGGTTACATGACATTAAATTTAGACCATTTATATTTGCTTATACCGTCCAAATTTAATCATTTCACTCTCATATGATATGTTCTcatataaaagatatattttatgagtgtaagataattaaatatgaataatataactatatatatagaaaaaatttaatgtcaaaaagtcacataattttttaaaaaaatcacatgattCTTTAAGTGGTCACATAATATTAAATCTTGACAatccatatttaattatatgatctaaatttaatcttttcactcgtatatatatatatatttaaaattacaatgcatatattttatcttaCACTTACTCAAACGAAACTCCTTTATTTCTAAAGTTTGTCTACAAAATTCGAAGTTAAGAGTTAAATTATTACTTTCCTTGATTTCTCAAAGAAGGTTAATTTTACAGACAAATTACCAaagtatgatatttttttaaaacattttaccaACCGGGCAGTCAACACTGAAAAACTCTAACTAGAGTTTTCAGTGCTACGTCaatgtttttttcaaaaaaaaaacaaacaaatcatttttttaatgtcacATAGGACACTGCAttgttagttgtgtttttttagaaaacactATTGGCACTACTAGTGTCCTACATGACATtaataactttctttttttttttaaaaaaaaaacatggtaaATACACATTGAACTCTAGAGATTTTCATCTTTAACCGCCTAATAGCATATTTGAAATTCGAAACACACTTtcaatgaatttttaattttgcgacaaagaaacaagattgTTACAATATACAAATCACTCAATTCCAATTTCTAGACATCATCTTCACGCATAAGTTGTCTGTCCCAACTAAGAGATATATGTATTGTGaacactcattttttttatttagaaacaaatcctactgcttaaaaaaatagttttttaaaaaatcacttttaaaatcaattttaagtttaaccaatatttttttatcattataaaaattttcacaatttaaaaatattccttAAATTTTAGTTAGTTAGATACTTATATATCACATAAATGACATAATATATTATCTATCAAAATAaagcatatttatttatacttttataaaaactttCACTTCAACGGTTGAATTAGTTGATTGCGTATAAATTATTTAGTGGTGcaagtataaaaagttttacaccCAATGTCAAATTGATCctgtatataaaatttaattccaTGCTTGAAAATGtagaatgaaaaagaatataaaacagGTACACTTAAAGAGTAAAACCTCTTGCACAAGTTATAATAAACAACGCCACTAAACTAAAATAACCTGTATACTTCAATTACAAAGCTTAGTGAAATTGTTTGTCAGTTTTAGAGCCGACGAATAGTGGCTCAAAACAAATACTATGGATCTAACAAAACAAATACTATGATTCTCATTACATTCTTggctcaaaacaaaaatcatgtacCCCCAAAAAAGATTATCTAGACCCCACTGGAAAGAAACACTAAGGCGGTGTAATATATGCATGTCAACAAGAGCAAAAAATTGCAGTATCAACTTCTATATCTGCCAGATATATATTACAGAAAATGAAGTCAATCCCACATTAAATATGGGTGAGACCAAAGGTTAGTAGTCAACAATTTACGCCTAACCTTTAGTTCTGGTAATTGTTATGCTACCTTTTCCACCTTCAGTGCGAATTTTTGTTTTACCAACCACAGGCTTCCCAGAGAAGGCTGACTTGGGGTAAGCAGATGGATCATCATCAATGCTTTGGTTTGATTTCGAAGGAGATGGTGTTTGAATGCGCTGATTTATTTCCTTCAGAGTTACATCTCCATGAGCACCACTTGGTTTAATGAAGGCAAATGGATAGGCCACAGAAGAAGCCAACTTCGTCGGCATATGTATAAAAGATTTCCTACCTAAACATGGAAAAGAAGTCTGAATTTGTGATCGAGACAAAAGTTTTCTTCAAATGAGTCTAAATGGTCCTGCTGCTTCATGATAAGACCAGGAATGATCCATATAAACCAATTATCCCAGCATTCATTTCACTTTTTAGGCTATTTTTTAAGTATCCGGCCCAGTCTTTCAGTGGTACGAAGTCAGATGTCGCCAATTCATTCCTAATAAAAATTGTTGTGAAAAGGCTTGATACAATAGTTCCAATTATTCCCCTAATTAGATCATTGGTGAAAGCAAAATTTTGTAGTTCCCAACATACGAAAGAAAACAACTTTTGTGAAATCATGCTTGCTTCTCACACGTTCTCGGAGCATTACTGTATACATACGattttttggaataaaatatGTGGTAGAATGGGGAGACACCCCCAATACTACCAGGCAGGGTTCGACTGGCATGTTGAGACTATGAGTAGAGACCTACCCAAAAGATTATTACATAAGTCTAAACCATAAATACGAAAGAAAACAACTTTTGTGAAATCATGCTTGCTTCTCACATCTTCTCGGAGCATTACTGTATACATGCgtttttttggaataaaatatGTGGTAGAATGGGGAGACACCCCCAATACTACCAGGCAGGGtgccattggcaatgttgagaCTGTCAGGAGATACCCACCCAAATGATTATTAGATAAGTCTAAACCATAAATAGTTTTATCAAGTCCCAATGACTCCGCTAGCCCTTGGGTGCTAAGGGTGATGATGGTTATCCAACCCAACAGGATTTCAGTGGCATTAGAGGAAATCAAATGCACGTCCATGGAAAGGATGAGAATTAACTCTGGATCCTTGACCACTTGTGCCAACCCACATTGGCctatatatcatatatcatataGGGTACAAGAGACACTAAGTAGATACTTGGTACAGTTAAACCTAAAGAGATACTATGTCAAGAAAAAAGTCAAACCTTTGAAGATAATATTACAAGTGGTTCGAGGGACATGCGTTTGTTGAACCACATTTTGTTCATGTGATGGTGTGATGGCACTAACCTCTGCAGgagggaaaaaatattttgaataaaaccTAATGCATAGAAGGAAAAGTAAAGAATgaaggaagaaacaaaattaGTAGACAATAGTGGGTGGAAAACAATGTAACCTACCTGTACCATCATCAATTTGAACACCGTCTGCCACTGAAAAATTCCTGAGTCAAATAACATAATTGTCAGGTTATTTTGTAAAGCCAAATTTCCACAGTAAATAAATGGTCCAAAGAAACATACAATTCCTCAGGACTGAAATCCATCACAGCATCATTAAAGTAATCCGCAAGCCATGTTTCAGTTGATTCAAGGTCCACATAATCAGATGCAGATGCATTTCCTATAGTGTAATCTACAATGATAAGGGAAACatcagaattaaaatagaaataaattacaGAAGATATCTCAGAGTAAAACATAAAGCAGAATCCTGCAAAAGGTAAACCTGATGCACCCGATACCCATTGCGACACCTCTGGAAAAATCTCCTTAACTGGGTCTTCCTTCCCCTGTATATGTAATGAATTAACAGTCATAAATTAAGTCAAATCCACAAGAAAAGAATCAAGATTGTTGATCAAGCCAACACAGAGTCTTCCGATTATTTAGGGACAAATACCATTAGTCAAAAAGAGGATTCAC harbors:
- the LOC114406169 gene encoding protein XRI1-like; its protein translation is MDYNNDPGAREPWDWHGKNISLGKTADFEISEELWNDVPQNEEDLSYMLDDETTPVKACGDLAYNVSNADPKEPEECRETYSQAKRRRMLQFNSQDSDQSLSNEEMSLSYLKNGKEDPVKEIFPEVSQWVSGASDYTIGNASASDYVDLESTETWLADYFNDAVMDFSPEELNFSVADGVQIDDGTEVSAITPSHEQNVVQQTHVPRTTCNIIFKGRKSFIHMPTKLASSVAYPFAFIKPSGAHGDVTLKEINQRIQTPSPSKSNQSIDDDPSAYPKSAFSGKPVVGKTKIRTEGGKGSITITRTKG